In Leptospira perdikensis, one genomic interval encodes:
- a CDS encoding SMP-30/gluconolactonase/LRE family protein, whose amino-acid sequence MKNLGTTIILFSVFVSCRTFEPVAYEPPTKPEAVGIYAPNTELQKSILLAIGKVKGLESLDVDADGNIYGGDKEGRIIRITLKGEIKPIAKTGGRPLGIQFDKLGNLIIADAYRGLLSMDKSGKLTVLVSEYKGKPFQFTDDLDIALDGKIYFSDASVYEQKEYLYDLLEARPYGRVFVYDPKTKETELLADGLYFANGIALSKNEDYLLVNETYRYKVTKLWLKGPKKGNKETVIENLPGFPDNITRNENGDFWVALFTVRNDRMDNMHPSPVVKRMISFLPKFLWPKAEPYGYALKMDGNGKVLMTLQDPGGEHLKEVTSVLEKKRQLYIGSLYNDRVGIYVLP is encoded by the coding sequence ATGAAAAATCTAGGAACTACTATCATTCTTTTTTCGGTTTTTGTTTCTTGTAGGACATTTGAACCTGTGGCTTATGAACCACCAACCAAACCAGAAGCAGTTGGAATTTACGCACCTAATACCGAACTACAAAAATCCATTTTACTTGCTATTGGAAAAGTGAAAGGTTTGGAATCACTGGATGTCGATGCCGATGGGAACATATATGGTGGGGACAAAGAAGGTCGTATCATACGAATCACTCTCAAAGGGGAAATCAAACCGATAGCTAAAACAGGTGGCAGACCTTTAGGAATCCAGTTTGATAAATTAGGAAACCTCATCATTGCAGATGCGTATCGTGGGCTTTTGTCCATGGATAAGTCAGGAAAGTTGACTGTCCTTGTTTCCGAATACAAAGGTAAACCTTTTCAATTCACAGACGACTTGGACATTGCTTTAGATGGTAAAATTTATTTTTCTGATGCCTCCGTGTATGAACAAAAAGAATATTTATATGATCTTTTAGAAGCAAGACCTTATGGACGTGTTTTTGTATATGACCCAAAAACTAAAGAAACAGAACTTCTCGCGGACGGATTGTATTTTGCCAATGGGATTGCCTTATCCAAAAATGAGGATTACCTTCTTGTAAATGAAACCTATCGTTATAAGGTCACAAAACTTTGGTTAAAAGGTCCTAAAAAAGGTAATAAAGAAACTGTCATAGAAAATCTTCCCGGTTTTCCTGATAATATCACTCGAAACGAAAATGGTGACTTCTGGGTGGCTTTGTTTACTGTAAGAAATGATCGTATGGATAATATGCATCCGTCCCCAGTTGTCAAAAGAATGATTTCGTTTTTACCAAAATTCCTCTGGCCAAAGGCAGAACCTTACGGTTACGCACTGAAAATGGATGGAAACGGAAAAGTACTTATGACCTTACAAGATCCAGGTGGGGAACACTTAAAAGAAGTAACAAGTGTTTTAGAGAAAAAAAGGCAATTGTACATTGGAAGTTTGTACAATGACCGCGTTGGAATTTACGTTTTACCTTAA
- a CDS encoding acetyltransferase → MGLIIAYILFLLNLLSIIPTMYPLYIWKLVTTGSARRLGDRLLLKVGEIWIENNYRISRMLYGVQFEVIGDSYKDLKHDGRYMIICNHQSWSDIYIIQSVLNRKIPLIRFFIKDSLKYVPILGHAWLALDFPFVKRSTKEQLKKNPELASKDLENVKKVCEKFAGMPFSILNFLEGHRRTPERVQKLQKKNPYENLLRPHSGGISVVSTALKNSLDAFIDLTIVYPTENPSFLELMQGKIRKLKVFVDVIPASAVPVEENEQFAPMSKKMKRWVDERWALKDALIGKEKHSK, encoded by the coding sequence TTGGGTTTAATTATCGCTTATATTTTGTTTCTTTTGAATTTGTTATCGATTATACCAACTATGTATCCGTTGTACATTTGGAAGCTGGTAACTACAGGTTCAGCAAGAAGGTTAGGTGACAGGCTTCTTCTGAAAGTGGGTGAGATCTGGATCGAAAACAACTATCGGATTTCAAGAATGTTATATGGTGTCCAGTTTGAAGTGATAGGGGATTCTTATAAAGATTTAAAACATGACGGTCGTTATATGATTATCTGTAATCACCAATCTTGGTCCGATATTTATATCATTCAGTCGGTTCTCAATCGAAAAATCCCTCTCATTCGGTTTTTCATCAAAGATTCGTTAAAATATGTTCCTATTCTCGGCCATGCATGGCTTGCGTTAGACTTTCCCTTTGTAAAAAGAAGTACGAAAGAGCAGTTGAAAAAAAATCCAGAACTTGCTTCTAAAGATTTGGAAAACGTAAAAAAAGTATGTGAGAAATTTGCGGGAATGCCTTTTTCTATTTTGAACTTTCTCGAAGGCCATCGTCGGACCCCTGAACGTGTTCAGAAGTTACAAAAGAAAAATCCTTACGAAAATTTACTCCGTCCTCATAGTGGAGGGATTTCGGTCGTGTCTACGGCACTAAAGAATTCGCTTGATGCTTTTATCGATTTAACAATCGTTTATCCAACAGAAAATCCCAGTTTTTTAGAGCTGATGCAAGGTAAAATCCGTAAACTTAAAGTGTTTGTGGATGTAATTCCTGCTTCAGCTGTTCCAGTGGAAGAAAACGAACAGTTTGCACCTATGTCAAAAAAAATGAAACGATGGGTGGATGAACGTTGGGCTTTAAAAGATGCTTTGATTGGGAAGGAGAAACATTCAAAATGA
- a CDS encoding cupin domain-containing protein, with protein sequence MGFKHQKTPIQIPVPGGKTIAEHFGIPSTGNSDISIAHMVAPPGWGEPFQTPNFDEWTLMVRGKKQIEVDGKKLVLSAGESILIEKGTNVRYSNPFSDEAEYWSVCKPAFTLSSVNREEEI encoded by the coding sequence ATGGGTTTCAAACACCAAAAAACCCCCATTCAAATTCCTGTTCCCGGTGGGAAAACAATTGCCGAACATTTTGGAATTCCTTCGACAGGGAATTCCGACATTTCAATCGCACATATGGTCGCACCACCTGGTTGGGGTGAGCCGTTTCAAACACCTAACTTTGATGAGTGGACACTTATGGTTCGTGGTAAAAAACAGATTGAGGTAGATGGAAAAAAACTGGTTCTATCTGCGGGTGAATCAATCCTCATTGAAAAAGGAACAAATGTTCGATATTCTAATCCTTTTTCGGATGAGGCAGAATATTGGTCCGTTTGTAAACCTGCCTTTACCCTGAGTTCAGTGAATCGAGAAGAAGAAATTTAA